A window of Procambarus clarkii isolate CNS0578487 unplaced genomic scaffold, FALCON_Pclarkii_2.0 HiC_scaffold_1679, whole genome shotgun sequence contains these coding sequences:
- the LOC138362357 gene encoding histone H2A, translated as MSGRGKGGKVKGKSKSRSSRAGLQFPVGRIHRLLRKGNYAERVGAGAPVYLAAVMEYLAAEVLELAGNAARDNKKTRIIPRHLQLAIRNDEELNKLLSGVTIAQGGVLPNIQAVLLPKKTEKK; from the coding sequence atgtcaggacgcggcaagggaggcaaagtgaagggcaagtcaaagtctcgctccagcagggccggacttcagttccccgtgggcagaattcaccgtctgctgcgtaagggcaactacgccgaacgcgtcggtgctggcgctcctgtctacctggcagccgtcatggaatacctcgctgccgaagttctggagctcgccggtaatgccgcacgtgacaacaagaagacccgtatcatcccacgtcacttgcagttggccatccgcaacgacgaagaactcaacaaacttctgtctggcgtaaccattgcacagggaggtgttcttccaaacattcaggcagttcttttgccaaagaagacagagaagaagtaa